Genomic window (Cuculus canorus isolate bCucCan1 chromosome 15, bCucCan1.pri, whole genome shotgun sequence):
atggattttttatttaaatagtcCGCTTGGAATGTCACAGTTAATGACATCATCAGCTGCTGAAAATAGGATCTGTTAATGCTGATATCATGTTCATTGATAGCGTCCACCccaaaatgaatacattttagctgaaaatgtttctttgctctttttgtcCATGCTCCAAAAGAAGCAGCTGCTAACAACGCTTTATGCCAGGACGACTTCCCAGCCATCGGCTTGGCTGCGGGGCCTCTGCAAGGGTAAGTGTGTGCAaggctgcagcagtgggaagCTGACTTAGAAACTCACCTGCGTGCTGCATTCGTGGagcaaatgttttttcaaaTCCCTTAAACTACAAACATTTCCTCCCCGCCCTGGGCCCCCGTGGCCTTGAGCTGTTCCTGTGCTCCTCACCTGCACAGACAGCTCCGGTTGTTGCTGCAGTTCATGGCTCCATCTTTTGGTGGTGCAGTTACAGGGAAGGTCTCAATATTCCCCATAGCAGGCGTTTCAGTTGGTAGCTTATCTTGAAGGAGCTGCATGCTGTGAGCTTCAAAATTAATCATCTCCAGGCATCAGGGGTGATTGGAGTAGTGCCTTTGCAGGATGTGGTAGCTGAAAGGCGCCTGTGTGCACAGCTCTGGGCATGGGAAGGTGTGTATGGAGACAACAGTGCTGGTGCGGCTGCCTGGAGGAGACCCCTTCCAGACAGTTCAGTAGCCTGCGTCCCGTTTACACTTGGGTCTGTTTGCACCCTGAAGCGATAGTTTCAGGAGGGGCACAGGCAGGCGTGGGGCCGAGCTGCCTGCTGGAGTTCATGCCGCCTCAGCAGCACCGTTAAAACGCttgcccttttcctttcttgcagctctgcagcagttaAGCTTAAAGAAGAAGATTTCCCAAGCTTGTCATCCTCTGCAGTGCCCACCATCTCTTCTGGGATGTCTATGACGTATACAGCCACCGCGAAGAAAACAGCATTCCAAGAAGAGGATTTTCCGGCCCTGGTGTCCAAAATGAGGCCAAACAATAAGACAGTAACGAACATCACATCTGCGTGGAACAGTGGCTCTGGTAAAAATGTGGTCAAAGCTATGGGCAACCCCTGTGCAAACCAAGTAGCCAAAAAACCATCCCTGAACAACGCTAAAGGAAGCAAGAAGAGCAATAAACTCTCTCAGTCAGATGATGAAGATGGCGGCAGTGGATTGACAACCCAGGAGATCAGGAACGCACCCACCATGTTCGATGTCTCATCCCTGCTGGCAGTTTCTACCTCACAGACTTTTACGAAAGTGAGCAAGAAGAAGAAGGTTGGGGTTGAGAAGCAGAGGCCGTCATCCCCGCGCCCATCGCAGGAGGTGTCGGTTCCCAGGTCATCGATGGAAAAGCTGCCAGAGCCAGAGCAGACACCAGACACACCCTTAGCTCTTCCTGCCCCAGACAGAGCCGGAGCGGTCATGAACGGTCATTTGGAAAAATCCCTAGGGATCTGCAGTGCACCCAAAGAGCCACCTGGCCTTAAAAAGCCCACAGTGACTAACAAATGCCCTTTACCTCAGGAAGACTTCCCAGCTCTTGGGAGCTCAGGATCAGCCAGAATGCCCCCTCCACCAGGTAAGCGCTGCAGGCCACGGCAGGCTTTTCTTGGCTGTAGCATAGATGGGGCACACAGGTGAGATGTATGAGCTGCTCCTTCTGGCTCTCCtatgaagagcagctctgccaccacaCACTGGATTAGCTTTTGGAGTTTAAACAGGCCGGGGGGCACAGATGGGCTTCAGTGTCCTCTGTGGATCATGGCTGAAGCAGTGATGATGCTGGGATACCTCTGCTGCGTGCAGCTCTGGGTGTCTGTGCTCAGAGGGGGCTCTTTGATGAGCAGCCACTCTTTACCTGTCACTGCTTCTCTGCTGAGTCACGTCCTTGCTTCTGTGCTGTACAATCTAGTTTGGGAGCCTCTGCAGGCAAAGGGAATCTCTCCTTGTCTGTGCCCTGTGCCTGCTGCCTTGCTTGGTcccttcttctctgcctttgcaGAGATTTAATGCCCTTGCTTTTAGCAGTGCTGTAATCTTGTAGAACTGGAGTAACATGGCAACCAATGTGACTTATGGTAGCTTTAATGGAAGCAGAATTGCATCAGGAGCTGCTGGCCCAGctgttctgtgctgctctgcGGATGTTGCTGGGCGGGGTGCGCTAGAACAGGCGATGcctggctttaaattggaagggggaagatttagatgagacgttaggaagaaattattcacgatgagggtggggaggccctggcccaggtcacctagggaagttgtggctgccccgtccctggaggtgttccaggccaggttggatggggcttggagcaacctgatccattgggacgtgtccctgcccatggcaggggatggaactggatgggttttgaggtcccttccaacccaaaccattccatggttctgtgtgGTGACTTCTTGAGTGATTTCTGTTCACTTTAATGatgcaaaagcagtttttaatgtGAGTTTGAGTGGATTTTTTTAGAGTAACTTTCTATTGAAGTAGTAAATTAGCAATTAAAGCGCTTTCTCTGTGAAGTGACATCAGCCACTCTGAAGCGCTTCTTGGCCCGCCTGGAGGCAGTGGGTTTCCACCTCTCATCCTTGTCTGCACTGCTGGCCTTTGGTGCTTCTGGAGAGCATGTCAGGCCGCTAATGTTCATTGTGGATGTTGGTACTTGGGTGCACAGCTCCATGCCCAAATGTCCTGTCTGCCCTCACCCAGGCTTTAACACCGTGGTGCTGCTGAAGAaccctcctccacctccaggCCTATCGGTGCCCGTCAGCAAACCCCCGCCGGGCTTCACCGTTATTCCATCCACCACCATCGCTGAACCTGTCACTACTTCTTTGAAAGAGTGAGTAAAAGTCCTCTGAGTTAGAGTGACTTGACACATGGTGTTGCCATTATCTGGGCTCCAAACAGCACGTGGGGCACTCGGAGGGGATCATTCTAAATGCATCCTGCTTAGTGATTCCCGCTGGGAGTCCTGTGGGCTGGACTGGGGAGAGCTGTGCTAAAGACAGCATGAGCGTGTGGATGCCAGTGTGAGGCAGTGAAATCCTGTGCGGTGTGGCAGCTCGTATTTGTGTCTGTCCTGGTTTTATTGGGAAACCCACAGCTTCAACCTATTCCTTGACCTTCCTGTGGATTCTGTCCGAGTCCCAGGTGCGGGTGCTGATGCAAGTGTTCCTTGTCGATCTCAGAATGCCTTCATTGCTCCGAACTCTCCAGTAGCTGGGATGTGGTCGGGGCCCTTTTGGGCTCAGAAATTGGTTTATGGGGGAGGGGACATCTGTGTAGTTTAATCCAAACATCTGGGTTAGTATCAATCCGCTTGGTTTTATTCCTGGTGTGGGTCTTTGCTGATGACTTTCAGTGAACCTGGCATACAAACCCAGCCAGTCAGGGCTACGTTAAACcagcattttaaatattctgcCTGTATGGAGCTGGATTCCGATGTCATAATCCTGTGGGATGCATTCCATCGTACCGTTGAGAGAGCCACATGTTGCTTAGAGTGGCCGCGTGTGTGAGGGAGCACATCCTGCTGGGACGCAGAGCTGTGCGCCCACTACCCTGCAGCGTCTGTGTGATGTGAGGCAACATCAGAGTCACTTTAGTCTTTCCAAATGCAGGCCAAAATCCTGTCATGGGTCCTACTTGATACCAGAAAACTTCCAGCAGAGGAACATTCAGCTGATACAATCCATTAAGGAATTTCTCCAAAGCGATGAGTCCAAGTTCAATCAATTTAAAACTCATTCTGGGCAATTCAGGCAGGTGAGTGGGCAAGGACCTTCGTGCTCCTGACCCCTTCCTTTCTGGTAATGGGAACCCTGGTGGCATtttgtaatatatatatgtgtttttttcctaataattcCCATTCTTTTCCCACCGAAGGGTCTGATTTCTGCAGCACAGTATTACAAAAGCTGCCGAGAACTGCTTGGAGAGAATTTCAAGAAGATCTTTAACGAGTTGTTGGTGTTGTTGCCGGACACGGTAAAGCAACAAGAACTGCTTTCTGCTCACAATGATTTCagaatcaaagaaaaacaaagctcaaacaaacccaaaaagaacaaaaagaatgtTTGGCAGACGGACTCCAACTCTGACCTCGACTGCCACATCTGCCCAACGTGTAAGCAGGTGCTGACGCAGCAGGACATTGTCACCCACAAAGCTTTGCATATTGAGGATGAGGAGTTCCCTTCCCTACAGGCCATCAGCAGGATCATCAGTTAGCTTTCCCAACGACCAATAAATCCGTCTCTGTCCACAAATGTGCATTCTTTGGGATGAGGTTTGGCTGGAGCCGTGGCCGAGGACCGGTGCCTACTGCAGAGCCCTCTCGGTGCGGTTCATCTGAGGGATCCCTGGGCTGCATCGCGGTGATTTAACATCCAAATCCGAGCTTCCAAAACGCCGAGTAGAGTTAGGCTGGAATGGTGGGGGGGGGCGGGCAGGGGCCACCTTCTTCCTGTACCACGCGATAGCTGGAAAAACACTTTGAGCTGAGGACTGGCAGGGGAATAAGtgtctggtttggggtttttctttctcttttttgcgGCGAGGGCAGCTGCTGAATCACTGAAATGATTGGAAGCAAAGGAGCTTCCCTGATAATGTTCTGattttttgtgctgtttctgtgaATGCAGCAGTCGGAGGGCAAAGatgtgggagaggaaaagacGCTGCTCACTGGTAAGACACAGCAAAGACTATTCCTGTCTGAAATGGAGTTAATGAGGTTACTGGAAGGGTTGGGATTTGTGGAATGTGGGATTTGAAGTTGCCTCTGACCCTTTCTGTAAcatgaaatttattttgtagCACTGCATGTAGGATAATAACGTTAAGGCTTTACTTTCCGTGAAGCGCCTTTCACAGTACTTTTATTTAACAACTACGGTGTTTCTGATTGCTGGGATGTGTGGATGGTGGTGGCTCCGCCTGAGGCCGCGCTGGGACATTAAATGCTGCTGATCACTGACCCTGTCTGTCTGCAGTGCCTTCTCCTGCTTACAGGATGAGCTGTTCAGAGCGTGCAGAGCGTCCTGTGCCTCCCCGGGTGACgctgctctggagcagctctgctcgTGTTGTTTGGcatctccccatcccacctggtGGAGACAGGAGGGGAATCTGTTCCTCCCTTGCCGGGACTCCTACATCCAGAGCGGAGGACACCCGCGGTGCCCGTCCCTGGCTGCTCTAACTCAGCGCCTCATCCTCCCCCATCGTGGCAAAGCgggtttgggtgtttttaaCGTGTAGGAATAACGTTGCAATTAGTTTATGTAGTTTTTATTGACAAAACACAGTGTTTATCTAAGCATCTCTCTAAAACTGAGCTGAGAGCGTTGCTGCAATGCTACTCCTGGCTATGGGGAGTTTTCCTTGCCTTACACGGGTTGTTTTTGCTTGCTCTCAGGCCGCCAAGtgctttgggtttcttttctgaataattCAGACCATTTTGAATGCCAGAATGTGTCGTATTTGGTGCTGGGGTCAGGCTGCACGCCctgatgtggggctggggtgggggttTTGGCTGCATGGCTCTATGCAATGCATGAAGACATGACAAGCAGCAACGCTTCTGTGTTCCAACTGCACACCGGGAGCTGAGTGCCACAGCcccactgcctgcagctgctgtcccCACCACCTCTATCAGCCTCCCATCTGCAGCGGTGGCTCCTCTTGTCCCTTCCTTGGGTTTATTAACTTTaagggaaatgaaaagcagcttctCTGGCAGAATCTCTCATGTCTTCTGATAGTTTTTGGTTCCTTTCTCTGTGTCAGTGGACACGGGGCACCCAGCAGGCGGGCGCCACTCTACATTTCCTTGAGGCCATGGATTTCTGGCCTGATGGGTTTCCTGGTTCCCTGTCTCACCTCATTAAATAAACCATTACTCAATTCTTTTCAGGCTGCTTCGattcatttttcactctttattGAAAATGAGTTGCAGTTGGTACACAGACACTGAAAATACAGGATCACAGCGCGCTCTCTCCAAAGGTATTTCTGTGTATATTGTATATACAGGAGCTGTAAACATTTTAACCCTGTTTCCAGACAGTCCACTCTGCACCGCGTGACTGGAGGCGGCAGCCGCAACGCTTGGAAGGAGGTGGAGGTAcgtgcaaaaaaaaacctgaacttCCCAAACCATGTTTGGTATCAGTTTGATATTAGAACAAAGAACCAAGGGATAAATGTGGGTCGGAACCAACCACAGGCAGCAAACATGGGTTTTAAGTCAACGGTGCAGGCTGTTTCAGAGCCACACAGGTGGTGGGAGGGGGGAAGCAATCTAGGGAATGGCCAAGCATAAACCGGAGTGGaactggagcagtctgttctcCCAACACACTGTGGGAAAGGCTGAAGGGAAGGCTGCAGCTCCATAGCTTGTATTGAGAGAAATCCTGATCCCACAGACGAGATGCTGGGATTTCCTGACAGACAACAACCCCAGACCATGGGGTTTGTGAGAGACCTCATGGATGGGACAGGCAGAGGAAACCAGACCCAAACTCCCACGAAGGAGGGCTGCGGGCGGGAGGGCAGGAGTCGCTCCTGGAAAGAGCTGCTGGTTGTCAGCAGGGGAACAgaactgctggagctgctgctggagcgTGAACTGATGGGAAGCTCATGGAGGCAAAGCAGCCGGTAGAATCCTAACTGCTTGCGGGGAGGGGCAGCTCATTCTCCAGGAGATACAGAAACTATAACGGGGGAGATTGTTTTATTAAGGATCAGTTAAGCAAAGTTCCCACCTTGCCAGGAATAGCTtaaatgctgggaaaaaaatccaattctttcaaacattttaataatCAATATGCGAACCCTGTGGCGTGGTTAAGTTCAGCATGGAGATGTGTGTGGTGTCGCTCGGAGCCTCCAGGAGCTCTGGGGTTTGGCAGAACACAGCACCAGGGGCGGTACAGGAGTGTTTAAATTCCATTCTTTACCCTCAAATTCAGGGCTAATGCTACGCGGGAGCTGTCGGCTGCTGGTCTGAGCGCAGGACGATCCTGCCCTCTGCAAACTCGCATTCCCTGCTGAGCTCTCGAGCTCCAGAGGAGAACGGAGGAGTTCCCTCAGCTCGCGAGGACAGCGGCTGGTGCGGCACAAACGCACAGCACGATCCTGGCACGCTCTGGGGACACAGGCGGGAGGGGTACAGGGAAAAGCCGCCAGCGCAGCGGCACCACAGGCAGCGTGGAAGGGTGAGGGAAGCACAAAGATTGATGTTACAAACACTTGCACCCTGAATAATGCACATGAGGGATTACAGCGATGGAGCTGATGGCTAACGTGGGCCTGTATGGGTCACAATCCATAACTGTGGACCCGCAGGTGCTGCAGTGGGGAACACACGGTCACTGCGGggccagcacagcctgggagaGGATTTTGGGGAAGGGCAGCATGTGGCATCGCTGGCTAAGCTGGGGGCCGGCAGCTCGCCTGCCTCCGAGCACGCTGTAATCCAGCAGGGCCGCGGTGGCTGCCGGCCCGTGCTGCCACGGAGTCAGGTGCTGCACGGCTGTTCAGCAGCAGCCTCGCCAAGAACCAGAAAATGGGTTTGGTCAAGGTGGGCAAATGCTTTCTCCAAGGTGAGGGGATCCCAAGTGTTGCCATACTGTTAATAGTTAATGGCTCATCCTGTCCTGTCTGGCTGACACCACCTCGGTGGGTGACTACAGACACGAACTCACGGCTGCTGCCTGGAAAAACAGCCATTGTGGGCTGTTGGCATCTGCAGCCCCGAGCCTTGCCAGTGCCACCTCGGCAGGGACGTCCTCCCCTCCGCAGACCAGGGACTAAGGCAGATTTTTGGTGGCAGAAGGAGCACGGTCGTGTGGCTTCACACGTTATTCCTAGCTCCAGTTTAATCAGGGAGCAATCTGTCCTGCCTGCCCACTGCCAGGAAGCCTCACAGGTGCCCAAgctccatcttcctcctctgcccagCAAAACGCAGTGAGGTCCTCACTCGCTCACTGCGCCGCCTGCAAGTCACCACTAACGCGGATTTCTGGGAAGCGCTGCTGACCTGGAGAAGAACAATGGAGCCTCGGCCAGGGCTGAAGCTGTCCCCGTTTCACTGCGGCTGCTCTGAAGGTCGGTGCCGGGCTGAGAGCGTGCGTGGGGTGCGTGTGGGTCCCCTCTGCGTCCCAGCGTgggcagagggggaggaaagaaCGGCAATGCAGCCTCGGTGCATACATTCAGCAGTTGTAATATTCAGCACGGTTACACCAGGGGGAGGACGCGGCCGCAGTCGGACAGAGCTTTAGGGCGTTACGGTTACAAGGAAACTCTGGAACAGTTATATAGTTAGAAAAAATACAACGTACCGAACAAACATTATCTCACGTACAAtcaatttaaacatttaaattgaTTATAATTTCgctaaaatattaatacaaGTACTGTTTGTGCTGCTAAAACATCAGTGTTCCCTCTAAGGAAAATATTGCTACAGTTCTACCGTACCCTGTGTCAAAATCCATCGCTTTTGGTTTTCCCAGCAAAACTCACTCCCGAGAAGTTGCAGGGGTCCTGGAGTTAAGGTAGGCTTTTCCCGCACTGGGGTTTGGGTGGCCCTGATCTACTGAGTGCAGGAACGGCTCGCTGCTCGCCACGCCTGGCTCGCATGGGCCACCGGTGGCTGACCCACTGTCACCTCTTCCATGctctgtgcagcagctgagcaggcGATAAAGCAGCACAGCGTCATCCAGCTCCTGCCGGGCAGCGGGGCTGAGCGCTCCGTACCCTGCGCTGGGTGCAGAGACGTGGCCTCTGCTGCCGCTGTCGGGAAAGCCCACGGTGGGGACCATGGCATGGTGCCAGGCTTTGGTGCCACCACGGGACAAACTGGAAGCTGGGAAGTGCTGCCCGAAGAAAagcctgtgcagctccagagcGTTTGGGTGAGCAGAAGCTCAGCCCAGCAAAGCCTGAGCTGTGAATGCACATTAAACCCGGCCTGACTGGTAGGGGAGTCCAGTAACACGCTCGGTCACCACTAATGACCACTCGGGATGAGATTTGCTGCTTATTAATTAActaaagcatttatttgcaATCTAGCAGCAGGAATAAGCTGTGTTAATGATGACAGAGAAGCCCGCTGGATGGTTTTGCTACAAGCAGAGCTGGGCAGTCCGGTAACTATTGCTGTCACGAGGTCAGAAGGCAGCAGGTAGGCTCTGCCGCTGGGAAGTGGCACGACGAAACCCTGGCTCACCAGGAGCCGTGAGAGCCGGGGCCTCTAAGGACAGAGCTGCCACCAAGGTGAGGGGGAATTCAAGTTTCAGCTCCTTTGCTTGGTCCTTAGTGACAAATAGCTCGGAGCAGAGCCACTGCGCGGGCAGACGGGCAGGAGCACGAGCAGGGTGCTGACATGGACCTACTGGATTGTCCACATTTACTTGGTTTTGACGAGGCGGGAATTTCGCAGCTGAAACCAAACCTCAGTCCTTGCACAGGCATTTTGcactctcctctcccactctttGCACACTCAGGGCCGTGAGTCCTGCATGATGGACCTCAATGTCCTGTGAAACCTTTTCAGTGTTCCAGCCGAACTCCTCGTCCCTAGGGACCACAGGGTACAATGTACCCTCGCCTCTGGGGTTCGGCTGCAGCTGCCGATGCGTGGTGGCTGCTCCCAggataaaaaaatccaagttcAACACAGCTCCTAATTCCTTGGACTTGGAGCCACTGAGGCACTcgctccttccccagcagcagctcggAGCCTGAGGCAAGTACGTGGTCAGTGCTGCCACTCAGAGACTTTCCGAGCCCGTGGGGAAGGAGCCCAACTGCAATGCACCATattttccactgagaaaaggcTATTCCTAAGTAGCAGCCAACTATTGCTGAACTGGTTTCCAGTTCCCAACGGTATCTTTGCACATTCTCAACCCAGACCCTGCCAAAGCGATGGAGCGATGCGGATACTCAACCCCAAGCCCAACCTGCTGTGCCCCCTGCATCCTAAAGCAAAGTTGGAAACACGCATGTGGATTTCTCTTTGTACAGTAACTATATACAATAAAAGTAACACAGACACCACTTATTCCTTGTGAATTTGGCACTTTCCATGGAATATGTATAGGAAAGCTGCGCAGCAGAGCAGCATGAGGCCAACCCCAGTGCTGCCCACCCACCCTCGCCGCCACGAGACTGGTTCTGTGTTAGCTCTGGAAGAACGAGATAAAGAGCAACTCCTCAGCTACGCTGTTTTCtaacaggaaaaaggaattcTGGGCGCTCAGCAGAGCCCAGCGCCGACTGCTTGGTTTCAAGGCTCAGAGAGAGCATTTATTCCTCTTTTGCCACGTGTACGTGATGTGGTAGcaaccttccttccttcagacTTAGAGGGAACACTGCTTTTATAAAACCCTTGGACAGGTAAGACAAGAACCAATACCACTGTACAGAATTCACTGCACAACTAGCTAAGAGTAAGGAACCCAGCACTGACTTTGCCACATTAAGGAAATGGGACTGAATACATTTGCAATCAACCGGTTAAGTGTACGGCACCGTAGGACTCGGTCTGTGGGTACACGGCCCTCGCCGCTCAGTATGCTGGCACTTGGTAACCCTTCGGGTTGGTGTCTAAGGTCTCGGTGAAGGGCGGGCTCTGGTAGGTGTCTGTGCTCTCGATGCCGCTGCCCGTGGGGTAGCCGGGGTACGCCGCGTTGGGGTCGGTGGTGAACTGATCGGTGGCAAAGAGCGACATGTCCGTCCCCAGGCGGTATCTCTGCAGTGCCCGCACCGCCAGCACGACCTGCGCGGGACAGAAAGGGG
Coding sequences:
- the ZNF598 gene encoding E3 ubiquitin-protein ligase ZNF598 isoform X1 — translated: MAASGAAEGPCVLCCGELDVVALGRCEHPICYRCSVRMRALCGVRYCAVCREELGQVVFGRKLTSFSAIALHQLQHEKKYDIYFTDGEVYALYRKLLQHECPLCPDAKPFSTFADLEQHMRKQHELFCCKLCVKHLKIFTHERKWYSRKDLARHRIHGDPDDTSHRGHPLCKFCDERYLDNDELLKHLRRDHYFCHFCDSDGAQEYYSDYEYLREHFREKHFLCEEGRCSTEQFTHAFRTEIDYKAHKTACHSKNRAEARQNRQIDLQFNYAPRHQRRNEGVVGGEDYEEVDRFNRQGRSGRLSGRGGQQNRRGSWRYKREEEDRDVAAAVRASVAAKRQEEKKRVDDKEDSSSRGKKEDLRDLEVLSSKRAPKSSNDATEAAANNALCQDDFPAIGLAAGPLQGSAAVKLKEEDFPSLSSSAVPTISSGMSMTYTATAKKTAFQEEDFPALVSKMRPNNKTVTNITSAWNSGSGKNVVKAMGNPCANQVAKKPSLNNAKGSKKSNKLSQSDDEDGGSGLTTQEIRNAPTMFDVSSLLAVSTSQTFTKVSKKKKVGVEKQRPSSPRPSQEVSVPRSSMEKLPEPEQTPDTPLALPAPDRAGAVMNGHLEKSLGICSAPKEPPGLKKPTVTNKCPLPQEDFPALGSSGSARMPPPPGFNTVVLLKNPPPPPGLSVPVSKPPPGFTVIPSTTIAEPVTTSLKEPKSCHGSYLIPENFQQRNIQLIQSIKEFLQSDESKFNQFKTHSGQFRQGLISAAQYYKSCRELLGENFKKIFNELLVLLPDTVKQQELLSAHNDFRIKEKQSSNKPKKNKKNVWQTDSNSDLDCHICPTCKQVLTQQDIVTHKALHIEDEEFPSLQAISRIIS
- the ZNF598 gene encoding E3 ubiquitin-protein ligase ZNF598 isoform X2, which translates into the protein MAASGAAEGPCVLCCGELDVVALGRCEHPICYRCSVRMRALCGVRYCAVCREELGQVVFGRKLTSFSAIALHQLQHEKKYDIYFTDGEVYALYRKLLQHECPLCPDAKPFSTFADLEQHMRKQHELFCCKLCVKHLKIFTHERKWYSRKDLARHRIHGDPDDTSHRGHPLCKFCDERYLDNDELLKHLRRDHYFCHFCDSDGAQEYYSDYEYLREHFREKHFLCEEGRCSTEQFTHAFRTEIDYKAHKTACHSKNRAEARQNRQIDLQFNYAPRHQRRNEGVVGGEDYEEVDRFNRQGRSGRLSGRGGQQNRRGSWRYKREEEDRDVAAAVRASVAAKRQEEKKRVDDKEDSSSRGKKEDLRDLEVLSSKRAPKSSNDATAAANNALCQDDFPAIGLAAGPLQGSAAVKLKEEDFPSLSSSAVPTISSGMSMTYTATAKKTAFQEEDFPALVSKMRPNNKTVTNITSAWNSGSGKNVVKAMGNPCANQVAKKPSLNNAKGSKKSNKLSQSDDEDGGSGLTTQEIRNAPTMFDVSSLLAVSTSQTFTKVSKKKKVGVEKQRPSSPRPSQEVSVPRSSMEKLPEPEQTPDTPLALPAPDRAGAVMNGHLEKSLGICSAPKEPPGLKKPTVTNKCPLPQEDFPALGSSGSARMPPPPGFNTVVLLKNPPPPPGLSVPVSKPPPGFTVIPSTTIAEPVTTSLKEPKSCHGSYLIPENFQQRNIQLIQSIKEFLQSDESKFNQFKTHSGQFRQGLISAAQYYKSCRELLGENFKKIFNELLVLLPDTVKQQELLSAHNDFRIKEKQSSNKPKKNKKNVWQTDSNSDLDCHICPTCKQVLTQQDIVTHKALHIEDEEFPSLQAISRIIS